One part of the Thermococcus radiotolerans genome encodes these proteins:
- a CDS encoding class I SAM-dependent DNA methyltransferase has translation MERQTLANRIEHIYEIMRAEGLSILDYVEQLSWMLFLKILSDREEDRKLKAELRGERYRPVIKEEYLFHNWPKRFGVDSLKKVKDVKAFYDFIANELWPYLSSLGGSDELNKIGEIFSNVTLKVHDPHNLLEIFQNLEDIRTDEEDTQIMSQLYEETLMLMGREGGAAGEYYTPRPIVRFMVKVVDPKIGETVFDPFCGSGGFLVEAYNHMYEQAKTAEDLRKLEKAFHGQELKSQPYLIANMNTLLHGVNAKLVKTDTFSEDLHNPGELYDVILTNPPFGGKIKESNLQNLIVRTRSTELAALQYVMRKVKPGGKVGIVLPDGVLSNVTKAYVRVRKDLLEKNNVFAIVSLPQGAFANISPKGGSGPKTSLLFFERGKPTKEIWYYELVPPNGKNYTRANPIKDEDLNDALQKFEAWKKYLETGDEEWKKKALSENSWIVSIDDVKERDYDLSARNPNRKLTIEYPAPEEIITSLEEKEKRISELLAEIKSVLGEKP, from the coding sequence ATGGAGAGGCAGACCCTTGCGAATAGAATCGAGCACATCTACGAGATAATGCGAGCTGAAGGACTTTCAATTCTCGATTACGTTGAACAACTCTCATGGATGCTTTTTCTTAAAATTCTAAGCGATCGTGAGGAGGATAGGAAGCTTAAAGCCGAGCTGAGGGGCGAGAGGTACAGGCCGGTGATAAAGGAGGAGTACCTCTTCCACAACTGGCCGAAGCGCTTCGGCGTTGACAGCCTGAAGAAGGTGAAGGACGTAAAGGCGTTCTACGACTTCATAGCGAACGAGCTCTGGCCCTACCTCAGCTCCCTCGGCGGGAGCGACGAGCTCAACAAGATAGGGGAGATATTCTCCAACGTCACGCTCAAGGTTCACGACCCCCACAACCTTCTTGAGATATTCCAAAACCTTGAGGACATCAGAACCGACGAGGAAGACACCCAGATAATGTCCCAGCTCTACGAGGAAACCCTGATGCTCATGGGCCGTGAGGGAGGAGCGGCCGGCGAGTACTATACCCCCAGGCCCATCGTGAGGTTCATGGTTAAGGTCGTTGATCCAAAGATTGGGGAAACCGTGTTCGACCCCTTCTGCGGCTCCGGCGGTTTCTTGGTGGAGGCCTACAACCACATGTACGAGCAGGCCAAAACGGCGGAAGACCTCAGGAAGCTTGAGAAGGCCTTCCACGGCCAGGAGCTGAAGTCCCAGCCATACCTCATAGCCAACATGAACACCCTTCTCCATGGAGTTAACGCGAAGCTCGTGAAGACCGACACCTTCAGCGAGGACCTGCACAATCCGGGCGAACTTTACGATGTAATCCTAACCAACCCTCCCTTCGGCGGGAAGATAAAGGAGTCCAACCTCCAGAACCTCATAGTCAGAACCCGCTCGACGGAGCTTGCCGCTCTCCAGTATGTCATGAGGAAAGTGAAGCCAGGAGGCAAGGTTGGAATAGTCCTGCCGGATGGAGTTCTCTCCAACGTTACCAAAGCCTACGTAAGGGTTAGAAAAGACCTCCTCGAAAAGAACAACGTCTTCGCGATAGTCAGCCTTCCCCAGGGAGCCTTCGCCAACATCTCGCCCAAGGGAGGAAGCGGGCCAAAGACGAGCCTTCTTTTCTTCGAGCGCGGAAAGCCGACGAAGGAGATCTGGTACTACGAGCTTGTCCCGCCCAACGGGAAAAACTACACGAGGGCAAACCCGATTAAGGACGAAGACCTTAACGATGCACTCCAGAAGTTCGAGGCCTGGAAGAAGTACCTCGAAACCGGCGACGAGGAGTGGAAAAAGAAAGCCCTCTCCGAGAACTCTTGGATAGTCAGCATAGACGACGTTAAAGAGAGGGACTACGATTTGAGCGCGAGGAACCCGAACAGGAAGCTAACGATAGAGTACCCGGCGCCCGAAGAAATAATAACGAGCCTTGAGGAAAAGGAGAAGAGGATAAGCGAGCTTCTGGCTGAGATCAAGTCCGTCCTCGGTGAGAAACCATGA
- a CDS encoding signal peptidase I, which yields MEDSWKKDLAWILIALLAVFTLQVGLKVALHTDSPLVIVVSESMEPVFYRGDVVLLKGISEENIDDVHLNDVIVYKRPGYEYPIIHRVREIKTVELDGKVEKCFVTWGDNNWAPDPDYPTPYGMIPCVPAYAVEDKALLVFPKIGLIPLIIREHLGLG from the coding sequence ATGGAGGACTCATGGAAAAAGGATTTAGCGTGGATACTGATAGCACTGCTTGCGGTTTTCACCCTTCAGGTGGGCCTCAAGGTGGCCCTTCATACCGACTCACCCCTCGTGATAGTGGTGAGCGAGTCTATGGAACCTGTGTTCTACCGCGGCGACGTCGTCCTGCTCAAGGGCATAAGCGAGGAGAACATAGACGACGTGCACCTCAACGACGTCATCGTTTACAAGCGCCCCGGTTACGAGTACCCGATAATTCACCGCGTTAGGGAGATAAAGACCGTTGAGCTGGACGGGAAGGTGGAGAAGTGCTTCGTAACGTGGGGGGACAACAACTGGGCACCCGACCCGGATTACCCGACCCCCTACGGGATGATACCCTGCGTCCCGGCTTACGCGGTTGAGGACAAGGCCCTGCTGGTTTTCCCGAAGATCGGCCTCATTCCGTTGATTATAAGGGAACACCTCGGCTTGGGATGA
- a CDS encoding EVE domain-containing protein — MTYWLCITNRDNWEVVKKKNIWGVAKRHKNTIAKVKPGDKLVFYVKQERKNKEVLEPKIVGIFEVVSEPYTDSTKIFKSPPHLHETYPLRIKIKPIKLGELDFKPLIPKLNFITNKKRWSGHLMGRAMRKIPEEDYKLIEGLL; from the coding sequence ATGACCTACTGGCTCTGTATCACCAACCGCGACAACTGGGAGGTTGTCAAAAAGAAGAACATCTGGGGCGTGGCAAAGAGGCACAAGAACACCATCGCCAAAGTCAAGCCAGGTGATAAGCTCGTCTTCTACGTCAAGCAGGAACGGAAGAACAAAGAAGTTCTCGAACCCAAGATCGTCGGCATTTTCGAAGTCGTTAGCGAGCCTTACACCGACTCAACAAAGATATTCAAGAGTCCCCCACATCTTCATGAGACTTACCCACTCAGGATTAAGATTAAGCCAATAAAGCTCGGCGAACTCGACTTCAAGCCGCTCATTCCAAAGCTCAACTTCATCACAAACAAGAAGCGCTGGAGCGGCCACCTGATGGGCAGAGCTATGCGCAAGATCCCGGAGGAGGATTACAAACTGATTGAAGGCCTGCTTTGA
- a CDS encoding TBP family protein has product MDIEYKIANIVVSGHLGTPLNLESLVTLDNFFYDPEYYHGGYLKLDNGLTVTIYRSGKYIIPGIKRLEDIETSFRGLVKYLAPYIDPSKVQKPQIRNLVISGDFHRTFALETLALKLPNVEYNPEQFPGLIVKLRGSITLLLFSSGRFVIVGAKSLEEVEKAIEKVKTWVLV; this is encoded by the coding sequence ATGGACATAGAATACAAAATAGCTAACATAGTTGTTTCGGGCCATCTTGGGACGCCGTTAAACCTTGAATCCTTAGTTACCTTGGATAATTTTTTCTATGACCCCGAATATTACCATGGGGGTTACCTAAAGCTCGATAATGGGTTAACTGTAACAATTTATCGGAGTGGCAAATACATAATCCCGGGCATTAAACGTTTAGAGGACATTGAGACCTCATTTAGAGGTTTGGTTAAGTATCTTGCTCCTTATATAGACCCCTCTAAGGTTCAAAAACCTCAAATCAGGAATTTGGTTATTAGTGGGGATTTTCATCGGACCTTTGCTTTGGAAACCCTTGCCTTGAAGCTTCCAAATGTTGAGTACAATCCTGAACAGTTTCCGGGCCTTATAGTTAAACTTCGGGGAAGCATAACACTCCTGCTCTTCAGCAGTGGACGCTTTGTTATTGTTGGGGCCAAAAGCTTGGAGGAAGTTGAAAAAGCAATTGAAAAGGTAAAAACCTGGGTACTAGTCTGA
- the taw3 gene encoding tRNA(Phe) 7-((3-amino-3-carboxypropyl)-4-demethylwyosine(37)-N(4))-methyltransferase Taw3, whose amino-acid sequence MKAKREALTSLFTAMREEKVDADIIDLLLLINSINGVYTTSSCSGRIGIIEEPALGAKPLARWLVKVHRPIEFEEARRALKNAEKGLIFLKSQPPIFHIVAEDLERAKRLHELGLASGFKYTTFKVISKRYLVEINATEYLTAPLGKDGKVLVDDEYLLFAVDLGNDMLKRSKGRLPRLERNFKALKDELGEDELFYELAEEHGIEEKWRLP is encoded by the coding sequence ATGAAGGCAAAGCGCGAAGCACTCACCAGCCTCTTCACGGCCATGAGAGAGGAAAAGGTTGATGCCGACATAATCGACCTCCTCCTGCTCATAAACTCCATCAACGGCGTCTACACCACCTCCTCCTGCTCCGGGAGGATAGGAATAATAGAAGAACCGGCGCTGGGGGCAAAGCCCCTCGCGAGGTGGCTGGTAAAGGTTCACCGCCCGATCGAGTTCGAGGAGGCCAGAAGAGCACTCAAAAACGCCGAGAAAGGCCTCATATTCCTCAAGAGCCAGCCACCCATATTCCACATCGTCGCCGAAGACCTGGAGAGGGCGAAGAGGCTCCATGAGCTCGGTCTGGCGAGCGGCTTTAAATACACCACATTCAAGGTGATCTCCAAGCGGTACCTCGTCGAGATAAACGCCACCGAGTACCTCACCGCCCCGCTGGGGAAGGACGGAAAAGTTCTGGTGGACGATGAGTACCTCCTCTTCGCAGTTGACCTCGGCAACGATATGCTGAAGCGCTCAAAGGGAAGACTTCCACGGCTGGAAAGGAACTTCAAGGCTTTGAAGGATGAGCTCGGTGAAGACGAACTGTTCTACGAGCTGGCCGAGGAACATGGAATAGAAGAGAAATGGAGGCTACCCTAG
- a CDS encoding lipoate--protein ligase family protein: MRFIPLIVARPEVQMAIDEAIMRARIEGKVPDTVRLYAFSPSSVTIGRFQSVVHDVNLEEARRLGIPVVRRITGGGSVFHDEFGEITYSVVVGDDYHPMLRNVETSYRYLAGPLVDALKELGLEAGFSGLNDIVANGKKISGSAQTRRKGVILQHGTFMYSTRVEILGKVLRVSKAKLADKGVSSIWERVTTLEREGVKLNRWETYELLRDKFTAAFELEDGELTDYELELAEKLVEEKYGNPEWNESR; encoded by the coding sequence ATGAGGTTCATCCCGCTCATAGTTGCCAGGCCCGAGGTTCAGATGGCCATAGACGAGGCGATAATGCGCGCCAGAATCGAGGGGAAGGTTCCCGACACGGTCAGACTCTACGCCTTTTCTCCGAGCTCCGTGACGATAGGAAGATTCCAGAGCGTCGTCCACGATGTGAACCTTGAGGAGGCAAGGAGGCTTGGAATTCCTGTCGTGAGGCGCATAACCGGCGGCGGCTCGGTGTTCCACGACGAGTTTGGGGAGATAACCTACTCCGTCGTTGTCGGCGATGACTACCACCCAATGCTCAGGAACGTCGAGACGAGCTACCGCTATCTTGCCGGTCCGCTCGTCGATGCTCTGAAAGAGCTCGGTCTCGAAGCGGGTTTCTCGGGACTTAACGACATCGTTGCCAACGGGAAAAAAATCAGCGGCTCCGCACAGACGAGGAGAAAGGGTGTGATCCTCCAGCACGGCACCTTCATGTACTCCACCCGCGTTGAGATACTCGGAAAGGTTCTGAGGGTTTCCAAGGCAAAGCTGGCCGACAAGGGCGTGTCGAGCATCTGGGAGCGCGTAACGACCCTGGAGCGCGAAGGGGTAAAGCTGAACCGCTGGGAGACTTATGAGCTGCTCAGGGACAAGTTCACGGCAGCATTTGAGCTCGAGGATGGGGAGCTGACCGATTACGAGCTTGAGCTGGCGGAGAAGCTGGTGGAGGAGAAATACGGAAACCCAGAATGGAACGAGAGCCGCTGA
- a CDS encoding restriction endonuclease subunit S, protein MKEKPLTEFMGSKKGAKEHKEKPAKPKVAGLKGPWKLPEGWRWVRLGDVAGIRGNSGVKKKLLQFNSIAFIPMELIPEKGVFSRYELRESTNIKSYSYAEPGDILLAKITPSFENGKQGIVPKNVPNNFALATTEVYPIYIENNLLDRMYLFYILKSKYARKTLEDQMLGTTGRQRVPKEAVLKLKIPLPPLEEQKRIVAKLDEISKRLEEAKRHAREAREEAEKLMASALHEVFSKAEEMGWEWVRLGEIARHEMGGTPRKDNREYWENGEIPWITASEIPTDSKYVTTYRFLITKKALEESNTKLAMSGDILLVTTASIGKIAIASFNVAVNQQITIISTKNEEKAKNDYLYYAIKYFFPIEFNIVTRGAAQLHINQKMIKRFKIALPPLEEQKRIVTYLDAVSERAQKLVRLYGEREKELEQLFPAILDRAFRGEL, encoded by the coding sequence ATGAAAGAAAAGCCGCTCACTGAGTTCATGGGTTCAAAGAAGGGCGCCAAAGAGCACAAGGAGAAACCCGCGAAGCCGAAGGTCGCGGGTCTGAAAGGACCGTGGAAGTTGCCAGAAGGGTGGAGATGGGTGAGGCTGGGAGATGTTGCTGGAATTCGTGGAAACTCAGGAGTAAAGAAAAAACTATTGCAATTTAACAGTATCGCATTCATTCCAATGGAGCTAATCCCTGAAAAAGGAGTTTTCTCAAGGTACGAACTTAGAGAATCAACAAACATAAAGAGTTATTCCTATGCAGAGCCGGGGGATATCCTCTTAGCCAAAATAACACCATCGTTCGAAAATGGAAAGCAGGGGATAGTACCCAAAAACGTACCGAATAATTTTGCGCTGGCAACAACTGAAGTTTATCCAATATATATAGAGAATAACCTGCTCGACAGAATGTATCTGTTTTACATTCTAAAAAGCAAGTATGCAAGAAAAACCCTCGAAGACCAAATGCTAGGAACAACGGGAAGACAGAGAGTACCTAAAGAAGCCGTGCTAAAACTCAAAATCCCACTCCCACCCCTCGAAGAACAAAAACGCATCGTCGCCAAGCTCGACGAAATAAGCAAGCGCCTTGAGGAGGCGAAGCGCCACGCTAGGGAAGCGAGGGAGGAAGCGGAAAAGCTGATGGCTTCCGCTCTGCACGAGGTCTTTTCGAAGGCGGAGGAGATGGGCTGGGAGTGGGTGAGGCTTGGAGAGATAGCTAGACATGAAATGGGAGGAACTCCGAGAAAAGATAATAGAGAATATTGGGAAAATGGAGAGATTCCGTGGATAACGGCTAGTGAAATCCCTACAGACTCAAAATATGTAACTACATATCGCTTTCTCATAACAAAGAAAGCTCTTGAAGAAAGTAATACAAAATTGGCTATGTCGGGTGATATTCTTTTAGTTACAACAGCAAGCATAGGAAAAATTGCGATTGCGTCTTTTAATGTTGCAGTAAATCAACAAATAACAATAATTTCAACCAAAAATGAGGAGAAAGCAAAAAATGATTACCTATATTATGCAATCAAGTACTTTTTCCCAATTGAGTTCAATATAGTTACTAGAGGTGCTGCTCAGTTACATATAAACCAAAAAATGATTAAGCGGTTCAAAATCGCCCTCCCTCCCCTCGAAGAACAAAAACGCATCGTTACCTACCTCGACGCCGTCAGCGAGCGCGCCCAAAAGCTTGTCAGGCTCTATGGGGAGCGGGAAAAGGAGCTTGAGCAACTCTTCCCCGCGATACTTGACAGGGCGTTTAGGGGTGAGTTGTAA